The genomic interval GACATTCACGGTGCGGGTAGCTCCGAGTTTGCTTGCAAGGTCGAGGCGGTAGTCGTTGAGGTCCGTAATAACGATGTGGCGGGCTCCGGCATGGCGGGCAATTGCTGTTGCCATAATACCGATAGGTCCGGCTCCGGTGATAAGAACATCTTCGCCTACAAGATTGAATGAAAGTGCTGTGTGCGCTGCGTTTCCAAGAGGATCGAGGATAGATCCCACTTCATCAGAGATTGCATCGGTAAGTTTAAATACGTTAGAAGCCGGAACTGATACGTATTCTGCAAAACATCCGGGACGATTAACGCCGATTCCTACAGTGTTTCTACAAAGATGTCTTTTTCCTGCTCTGCAGTTACGGCAGTGTCCGCAAGTGACATGTCCTTCAGCGGAAACTCTGTCGCCTACAGCAAGTCCTTTTACTTCACTGCCTAGGCTTTCGATTACGCCGGCAAATTCGTGCCCGACTACCATAGGAACAGGGATTGTCTGCTGAGCCCATTTGTCCCAGTTATATATATGAATATCTGTGCCGCAGATCGCGGTCTTGTTAATTTTGATCAGGACATCATTGTGTCCGCACTCAGGTACGGGCACTTCTTCCATCCAGATGCCTTCTTGCGCTTTGGCTTTGACTAGAGCTTTCATTGTTTTCATATGATGATATCCTTCTATTCGATAATGTTTAGTTTACGACCGACTTTGATAAATGCATCAACAGCCTTATTAACTTGTGAAGTAGTGTGGCCTGCTGACATTTGCGTTCTGATTCTTGCTTGTCCCTTAGGTACAACAGGGAAGCTGAATCCAATAACATAAATACCTTCTTCCAGAAGTCCTGCAGCTAGTTTTTGAGCCAGAACGGCGTCGCCTAGCATTACCGGAATGATAGGGTGATGGCCCGGCACAAGAGTAAATCCTGCTTCTTCCATGCGCGAACGGAAAAGCTGACTGTTTTCATTAAGTCTGGTTCTGAGTTCAGGATGATTTTTAATTAAATCGAGAACTGCTATTGAAGTGGAGGCTATTACCGGAGCCAGCGTATTGGAGAAAAGGTATGGACGTGATCTTTGGCGTAACCATTCAATAATTTCTTTACGACCGGATGTGTAACCGCCGGATGCTCCGCCGAGAGCTTTGCCCAGAGTTCCTGTGATTATATCGACTCGGCCGAGGACACCGCAATGTTCCGGAGTTCCTCTGCCGTTTTCACCGACAAACCCTACAGCATGTGAATCGTCAACCATAACAAGTGCATCGTATTTGTCTGCCAAGTCGCAAATAGACTTCAGGTCAGCTATAATCCCGTCCATGGAAAAAACACCGTCAGTAACAATCAAACGGTAACGGCAGTCGGCAGCATCTTTTAACTGCTGTTCAAGGTCTGCCATATCGTTATTTTTGTAGCGGAATCTCTTAGCTTTACAGAGGCGTACTCCGTCAATAATTGATGCGTGGTTTAACGCATCACTGATGACAGCATCTTCGTCTGATAAAATAGTTTCAAATAATCCGCCGTTTGCATCAAAGCATGAACCGTAGAGAATTGTGTCTTCAGTTTGTAGAAATTCGCTTATTTTATGTTCAAGTTCTTTGTGGATGTTTTGAGTGCCACATATGAACCTTACAGATGAAAGCCC from Desulfovibrio gilichinskyi carries:
- the tdh gene encoding L-threonine 3-dehydrogenase; this encodes MKTMKALVKAKAQEGIWMEEVPVPECGHNDVLIKINKTAICGTDIHIYNWDKWAQQTIPVPMVVGHEFAGVIESLGSEVKGLAVGDRVSAEGHVTCGHCRNCRAGKRHLCRNTVGIGVNRPGCFAEYVSVPASNVFKLTDAISDEVGSILDPLGNAAHTALSFNLVGEDVLITGAGPIGIMATAIARHAGARHIVITDLNDYRLDLASKLGATRTVNVTREKLKDVMTDLKMVEGFDVGLEMSGSPAAFTEMLDKMNNGGHVALLAILPEETQIDWNKIVFKGLKLKGIYGREMFETWYKMSSMLQSNLDVTPVITHRFKIDDFQKGFDIMRTGQSGKVILDWN
- a CDS encoding glycine C-acetyltransferase, with the protein product MPKNLFQALSEQTEELKATGLYKDERIITSPQQAKISVAGGKDVLNFCANNYLGLANNPELIKSAQKALETHGFGLSSVRFICGTQNIHKELEHKISEFLQTEDTILYGSCFDANGGLFETILSDEDAVISDALNHASIIDGVRLCKAKRFRYKNNDMADLEQQLKDAADCRYRLIVTDGVFSMDGIIADLKSICDLADKYDALVMVDDSHAVGFVGENGRGTPEHCGVLGRVDIITGTLGKALGGASGGYTSGRKEIIEWLRQRSRPYLFSNTLAPVIASTSIAVLDLIKNHPELRTRLNENSQLFRSRMEEAGFTLVPGHHPIIPVMLGDAVLAQKLAAGLLEEGIYVIGFSFPVVPKGQARIRTQMSAGHTTSQVNKAVDAFIKVGRKLNIIE